The DNA segment ACACCAAGGACTATGGGAGCTACTACAATTGAGTATGGATTAATTGCAGCTCAATTGCTGGCGCTCGGAATAGTCTGCCCTCCAGCAGAGACCATTTGCGGACTTTGCGAAACAGGAGATGTCTGCGACATAACACCTAGCACAACAGGTTGTTTTTCTGGAATTTCTTGCGTTGTGAGCGTAGGCAATCAAATATGCACAAGTGATTCAGATTGCACTGATCCAGCAACACCAAATTGTGATCTAAACGTATGTGTAGCAGATCCTAATGTGTGCATTAGTGACGCAGATTGTGCAGATCCGGCCTTACCATTTTGCGATATACAAACCATGCTCTGCACAGATGTTGCTCCTATTGATACAGATCAAGACGGAATGCCGGATGCGGTAGACCTGGATGACGACAATGACGGGGTTTTAGATGTTGATGATGCTGACCCTATTAACAATTCAATTTGCGAAGACGCCGATAACGACACATGTGATGACTGTAGCATGGCCATGGGGAACGACCCATCAAATGACGGACCGGACTCTGATGGTGACGGGATTTGTGATGCTGGAGATATGACATGCGACTGTGATGACCCCCAAGCAATAGCGCCTGCATTTGAGTTTAGAGGCAAAACCTATTTCTTCGGAACATTTGGAGATGATATTATTTGCGGCACACCCGAGAGAGATGTAATTTTTTCATTCGCGGGAGATGACTGTATAGATTCAGGTGATGGCAACGACAGAGTTTTTGCCGGATTTGGGGATGATGTCATA comes from the Thermodesulfobacteriota bacterium genome and includes:
- a CDS encoding calcium-binding protein; its protein translation is MIRYMLVVVLAFGFMTPRTMGATTIEYGLIAAQLLALGIVCPPAETICGLCETGDVCDITPSTTGCFSGISCVVSVGNQICTSDSDCTDPATPNCDLNVCVADPNVCISDADCADPALPFCDIQTMLCTDVAPIDTDQDGMPDAVDLDDDNDGVLDVDDADPINNSICEDADNDTCDDCSMAMGNDPSNDGPDSDGDGICDAGDMTCDCDDPQAIAPAFEFRGKTYFFGTFGDDIICGTPERDVIFSFAGDDCIDSGDGNDRVFAGFGDDVIHLGAGNDRALAGPGNDDVEGGMDEDRVHGGFGEDYCDAEITSGCEVSP